The following are encoded together in the Bacillus sp. NP157 genome:
- the cyoB gene encoding cytochrome o ubiquinol oxidase subunit I encodes MNTPDLVKLIFGRLTIEAIPYHEPILLATFAGVALGGAVVLGLLFKYKLWGYLWKEWFTSIDHKKIGIMYMVLGIVMLLRGFADALMMRLQQAIAFNGNPGFLPPHHYDQIFTAHGVIMIFFVAMPLVTGLMNYVVPLQIGARDVAFPFLNNFSFWMTVSGALLVMASLFVGEFARTGWLAYPPLSGLAASPDVGVDYYIWSLQVAGVGTTLSGINLIATIVKMRAPGMTMMKMPVFTWTSLCTNVLIVAAFPVLTAVLVLLALDRYVGTNFFTNDFGGNAMMYVNLIWIWGHPEVYILVLPVFGIFSEVVSTFSQKRLFGYASMVYATVVITVLSYLVWLHHFFTMGSGASVNSFFGITTMIISIPTGAKLFNWLFTMYRGRIKFDVPMLWTVGFMVTFTIGGMTGVMLAVPPADFLLHNSLFLIAHFHNVIIGGVIFGLFAGINYWFPKAFGFRLDPFWGKCSFWFWLVGFWVAFMPLYVLGFMGVTRRMNHFEDPSLQIWFQIAAVGAGLVALGIGSFLIQIFVSIKNKEKLRDVTGDPWHGRTLEWATSSPPPEYNFAFTPLIHDNDAWWDMKERNATRRTEGYLPIHMPKNTAAGFIIAAFAFVFGFAMIWHMFLVAGLSFLGILVSAITHTFNYKRDYYIPADVVERTETARTEELAAHV; translated from the coding sequence ATGAATACGCCCGATCTAGTAAAACTGATCTTCGGACGCCTCACCATAGAGGCCATCCCTTATCACGAGCCCATCCTGCTCGCCACGTTCGCGGGCGTCGCCCTCGGCGGCGCGGTCGTGCTGGGCCTGCTCTTCAAGTACAAGCTGTGGGGCTACCTCTGGAAAGAGTGGTTCACCAGCATCGATCACAAGAAGATCGGCATCATGTACATGGTGCTCGGCATCGTGATGCTGCTGCGCGGCTTCGCCGACGCCCTGATGATGCGCCTCCAGCAGGCCATCGCCTTCAACGGCAACCCGGGCTTCCTGCCACCGCACCACTACGACCAGATCTTCACCGCCCACGGCGTGATCATGATCTTCTTCGTGGCGATGCCGCTGGTCACGGGCCTGATGAACTACGTGGTGCCGCTGCAGATCGGCGCGCGCGACGTGGCCTTCCCGTTCCTCAACAACTTCAGCTTCTGGATGACCGTCTCCGGCGCGCTGCTGGTGATGGCGTCGCTGTTCGTCGGTGAGTTCGCCCGCACCGGCTGGCTGGCCTATCCGCCGCTGTCCGGCCTGGCGGCGAGTCCAGACGTGGGTGTCGACTACTACATATGGTCGCTACAGGTGGCCGGCGTGGGAACGACCCTCTCCGGCATCAACCTGATCGCCACCATCGTCAAGATGCGCGCGCCGGGCATGACCATGATGAAGATGCCCGTCTTCACCTGGACCTCGCTCTGCACCAACGTGCTGATCGTCGCCGCCTTCCCGGTCCTCACGGCCGTGCTGGTGCTGCTGGCGCTCGACCGTTACGTCGGCACCAACTTCTTCACGAACGACTTCGGCGGCAACGCCATGATGTACGTGAACCTGATCTGGATCTGGGGCCACCCCGAGGTCTACATCCTGGTGCTGCCGGTGTTCGGCATCTTCTCGGAAGTGGTGTCCACCTTCAGCCAGAAGCGCCTGTTCGGCTACGCCTCGATGGTCTACGCCACCGTGGTCATCACCGTGCTGTCGTACCTGGTGTGGCTGCACCACTTCTTCACCATGGGTTCGGGTGCCAGCGTCAACTCGTTCTTCGGCATCACCACGATGATCATCTCGATCCCGACCGGTGCGAAGCTGTTCAACTGGTTGTTCACGATGTACCGCGGCCGCATCAAGTTCGACGTGCCCATGCTGTGGACGGTCGGCTTCATGGTCACCTTCACCATCGGTGGCATGACCGGCGTGATGCTCGCGGTGCCGCCGGCCGACTTCCTGCTGCACAACAGCCTGTTCCTGATCGCGCATTTCCATAACGTGATCATCGGCGGCGTCATCTTCGGCCTGTTCGCCGGCATCAACTACTGGTTCCCGAAGGCCTTCGGCTTCCGCCTCGATCCGTTCTGGGGCAAGTGCTCCTTCTGGTTCTGGCTGGTCGGCTTCTGGGTCGCCTTCATGCCGCTGTACGTGCTCGGCTTCATGGGCGTCACCCGCCGCATGAACCACTTCGAGGACCCGTCGCTGCAGATCTGGTTCCAGATCGCCGCCGTCGGCGCCGGCCTGGTCGCGCTGGGCATCGGCTCGTTCCTGATCCAGATCTTCGTTTCGATCAAGAACAAGGAAAAGCTGCGCGACGTCACCGGCGATCCGTGGCACGGCCGTACCCTGGAGTGGGCCACCTCGTCGCCGCCGCCGGAATACAACTTCGCGTTCACCCCGCTGATCCACGACAACGATGCGTGGTGGGACATGAAGGAGCGCAACGCGACGCGTCGCACCGAAGGTTACCTGCCGATCCACATGCCGAAGAACACCGCGGCCGGCTTCATCATCGCCGCGTTCGCCTTCGTGTTCGGTTTCGCGATGATCTGGCACATGTTCCTGGTGGCTGGCCTGTCGTTCCTCGGCATCCTGGTCAGCGCCATCACGCACACGTTCAACTACAAGCGCGATTACTACATCCCCGCCGACGTGGTCGAGCGCACCGAGACCGCCCGCACGGAAGAGCTTGCCGCCCATGTCTGA
- the cyoA gene encoding ubiquinol oxidase subunit II, whose amino-acid sequence MKMLRGLMIPALALLLSGCDAVLFSPSGDIARQQRDLIFISVVLMLIIIIPVIFLILLFAWKYRAGSKAAQEDYAPDWNHSTVLELIVWSAPLMIIIALGAITWTSTHKLDPYRPLDQVAQNRPVPAGVKPLVVEVVALDWKWLFLYPEQGIATVNEMAAPVDRPIEFHITASSVMNAFFVPSMAGMIYAMPGMETKLNAVMNKTGDFEGISANYSGAGFSDMRFRFHSLSEGDFDAWVAKAKASGDALDRDDYLKLEQPSEREPVHYYGTVAEGLYNKILNRCVEANRMCSSDMMALDKAGGQGIVGTYNVTSLDAATRSRNGLPDDGRRYVGALCAARGTAGEAMTPAGRPL is encoded by the coding sequence ATGAAGATGTTGCGCGGATTAATGATCCCCGCCCTGGCCCTGCTTTTGTCGGGCTGCGACGCCGTACTGTTTTCGCCTTCCGGCGACATCGCCCGCCAACAACGGGACCTGATCTTCATTTCCGTGGTGCTGATGCTCATCATCATCATCCCGGTGATCTTCCTGATCCTGCTGTTCGCCTGGAAGTACCGGGCCGGCAGCAAGGCTGCCCAGGAAGACTACGCCCCGGACTGGAACCACTCCACCGTGCTGGAGCTGATCGTCTGGTCGGCCCCGCTGATGATCATCATCGCACTGGGTGCCATCACCTGGACCAGCACCCACAAGCTGGACCCCTACCGTCCGCTCGACCAAGTCGCGCAGAACCGGCCCGTCCCGGCTGGCGTCAAGCCGCTGGTGGTCGAGGTCGTGGCGCTGGACTGGAAGTGGCTGTTCCTCTACCCGGAACAGGGCATCGCCACGGTCAACGAGATGGCCGCCCCGGTGGACCGTCCGATCGAATTCCACATCACCGCCTCCAGCGTGATGAACGCCTTCTTCGTGCCGTCCATGGCGGGCATGATCTATGCCATGCCGGGCATGGAGACCAAGCTCAACGCCGTGATGAACAAGACCGGCGACTTCGAGGGCATCTCGGCCAACTACAGCGGCGCCGGGTTCTCCGACATGCGCTTCCGCTTCCACAGCCTGTCCGAGGGTGACTTCGACGCGTGGGTGGCCAAGGCCAAGGCCAGCGGCGACGCCCTCGACCGCGACGATTACCTCAAGCTCGAGCAGCCCAGCGAGCGCGAACCGGTGCATTACTACGGCACCGTGGCGGAGGGTCTCTACAACAAGATCCTCAACCGCTGCGTCGAAGCCAACCGCATGTGCTCCAGCGACATGATGGCGCTGGACAAGGCCGGCGGCCAGGGCATCGTGGGCACGTACAACGTGACCTCGCTCGATGCCGCGACCCGCTCGCGCAATGGCCTGCCCGACGACGGCCGCCGCTACGTAGGCGCCCTGTGCGCCGCTCGCGGCACCGCCGGTGAAGCCATGACGCCCGCCGGACGCCCGCTCTAA
- a CDS encoding MFS transporter, with the protein MSSISHVPHNAAEVAERDVRRQHQESHAAVAPNEIAVGVVIGRASEYFDFFTYGIASVLVFPSVFFPFLNQTDGILLAFTIFSFAFIARPIGTTLFMAIQRHFGRSTKLTASLFLLGTSTVCIAFLPANTSGGYTVIVILSLLRFLQGIALGGSWDGLPSLLALNAPKGRRGWFAMLGQLGAPVGFLIAGSLFLFLNTQLSHEDFMGWGWRYPFFVAFAINVVALFARLRLVVTEEYTQAMEESLLEPIGTIEMVRAQGYNLFIGAFAALASYALFHIVTVFPLSWIAINRSQAINNVLIVQIIGAFVAVLATVASGVIADKFGRRNTLGTMAVLIGLFAIAAPFLLDGGKVAQDTFLIVGFGLLGLSYGQAAGTVTSNFEKRFRYTGAALTTDFAWLVGAAFAPLVALGLSTRFGLVAVSAYLLSGVVCTLIALRINKSLEAPRAKAAA; encoded by the coding sequence ATGTCGAGCATTTCACACGTCCCTCACAACGCCGCCGAGGTCGCCGAACGCGACGTCCGCCGGCAGCACCAGGAGAGCCACGCCGCCGTCGCGCCGAACGAGATCGCGGTGGGCGTCGTCATCGGCCGGGCCTCCGAATACTTTGATTTCTTTACGTATGGCATCGCTTCGGTCCTGGTCTTCCCGTCGGTGTTCTTCCCGTTCCTGAACCAGACTGACGGCATCCTGCTTGCCTTCACGATCTTCTCGTTCGCCTTCATCGCCCGGCCTATCGGTACCACGCTGTTCATGGCGATCCAGCGCCATTTCGGCCGGAGCACCAAGCTCACCGCCTCGCTGTTCCTGCTGGGCACCTCCACGGTGTGCATCGCCTTCCTGCCGGCGAACACCTCCGGGGGCTACACGGTCATCGTGATCCTGTCGCTACTACGGTTCTTGCAGGGCATTGCGCTGGGTGGCTCGTGGGATGGCCTGCCCTCCCTGCTGGCCCTTAACGCGCCCAAGGGCCGCCGCGGCTGGTTCGCCATGCTCGGCCAGCTGGGCGCGCCGGTGGGCTTCCTGATTGCCGGCTCGCTGTTCCTGTTCCTCAATACCCAGCTGTCCCACGAGGACTTCATGGGCTGGGGCTGGCGTTATCCGTTCTTCGTCGCCTTCGCCATCAACGTCGTGGCCCTGTTCGCCCGCCTCCGCCTGGTGGTGACCGAGGAATACACCCAGGCGATGGAGGAATCCCTGCTCGAGCCGATCGGCACCATCGAGATGGTGCGGGCGCAGGGTTACAACCTGTTTATCGGCGCCTTCGCCGCCCTGGCCAGCTACGCCCTGTTCCACATCGTGACCGTGTTCCCGCTCAGCTGGATCGCCATCAACCGCTCGCAGGCCATCAATAACGTCTTGATCGTGCAGATTATTGGCGCCTTCGTCGCGGTCCTGGCCACGGTGGCGTCGGGCGTCATCGCCGATAAGTTCGGTCGCCGGAACACGCTGGGCACCATGGCGGTGCTGATCGGCCTGTTCGCGATCGCCGCGCCGTTCCTGCTCGATGGCGGCAAGGTCGCCCAGGACACCTTCCTGATCGTCGGCTTCGGCCTGCTCGGCCTGTCCTACGGCCAGGCGGCCGGCACGGTCACGTCGAACTTCGAAAAGCGCTTCCGCTACACCGGCGCGGCATTGACCACCGACTTCGCGTGGCTGGTCGGCGCGGCCTTCGCCCCGCTGGTGGCGCTGGGCCTGTCCACCCGCTTCGGCCTGGTCGCGGTGAGTGCCTACCTGCTCTCGGGCGTGGTCTGCACCCTGATCGCGCTGCGCATCAACAAATCGCTGGAAGCACCGCGAGCCAAGGCCGCGGCCTGA
- a CDS encoding NAD(P)-dependent oxidoreductase, whose protein sequence is MTILVTGSAGHLGEALVRELRAQGREVRGIDIKPSPFTDEVGSIADEAFVRRAMAGATGVVHAATLHKPHVATHSKRQFVDTNVAGTVALLEAAVAEGVRGFVFTSTTSAFGAALSPAAGQPAAWIDEDVVPVPKNIYGATKIAAEGMCELVARKDHLPVVVLRTSRFFPEDDDNAGVRAEYGTENMQANELLYRRADIEDIVGAHLLALERAPSIGFGRYIVSAPTPFTRADVAELRKDALAVVARLFPDVASLYAEKGWKLLPSLDRVYDSHKAMRELGWVPRRDFAYVLACLRRGEDFRSPAALAVGRKGYHDEVFADGPYPVA, encoded by the coding sequence GTGACGATCCTGGTTACCGGCAGCGCGGGCCACCTGGGCGAAGCGCTCGTGCGCGAACTCCGCGCCCAGGGCCGCGAGGTGCGCGGCATCGACATCAAACCGTCGCCGTTCACCGACGAAGTCGGCTCGATCGCCGACGAAGCCTTCGTCCGCCGGGCGATGGCGGGCGCGACCGGGGTGGTCCACGCCGCGACGCTACACAAGCCGCACGTGGCGACCCATTCGAAGCGCCAGTTCGTCGATACGAACGTGGCCGGCACGGTCGCCCTGCTCGAGGCGGCCGTCGCGGAGGGGGTTCGCGGCTTTGTCTTCACCAGCACGACCAGCGCGTTTGGCGCCGCGTTGTCGCCGGCGGCCGGGCAGCCGGCCGCCTGGATCGATGAGGACGTGGTCCCGGTGCCGAAGAACATCTACGGCGCGACCAAGATCGCGGCGGAAGGGATGTGCGAGCTGGTCGCCCGCAAGGACCATCTTCCGGTGGTCGTGCTGCGAACGTCGCGCTTCTTCCCGGAAGATGATGACAACGCAGGTGTTCGTGCGGAATACGGCACGGAAAACATGCAGGCCAACGAGCTGCTGTACCGGCGGGCCGACATCGAGGACATCGTCGGCGCCCACCTGCTTGCGCTGGAGAGAGCGCCGTCGATCGGCTTCGGCCGGTACATCGTATCGGCACCGACCCCCTTCACCCGGGCCGATGTCGCCGAGCTCCGCAAAGACGCGCTTGCGGTCGTTGCGCGTCTTTTCCCTGACGTTGCAAGCCTGTACGCCGAAAAAGGCTGGAAGCTGCTACCGAGCCTGGACCGTGTCTACGACAGCCACAAGGCGATGCGCGAGCTCGGCTGGGTCCCCCGGCGCGACTTCGCCTACGTCCTCGCGTGCCTGCGCCGGGGCGAAGACTTCCGCAGCCCGGCGGCCCTGGCGGTCGGCAGGAAGGGGTATCACGACGAGGTCTTCGCGGACGGCCCCTACCCGGTCGCCTAG
- a CDS encoding DUF2058 domain-containing protein, producing the protein MRNPLQEQLLKAGLVKKDKAAKIVRDQAKQRQGKAPVAADEDKVDARQLQAERAERDRAIAAERNAEARAKELRAQVRQIVEAKKVKREGEDPYRFNDGERITSVLVSEAQRGQLAAGALAIVRHGEGFELLPRAAADQVHVRVPELIVLDHGRKDGDPLPPDDEDDFYKQFVVPDDLVW; encoded by the coding sequence ATGCGCAACCCCCTCCAGGAACAGCTCCTCAAGGCCGGCCTCGTCAAGAAGGACAAGGCCGCCAAGATCGTCCGTGACCAGGCGAAGCAGCGCCAGGGCAAGGCCCCGGTGGCCGCGGACGAGGACAAGGTCGATGCCCGCCAGCTGCAGGCCGAGCGGGCGGAGCGCGATCGCGCCATTGCTGCCGAGCGCAACGCGGAGGCGAGGGCGAAGGAACTGCGCGCGCAGGTGCGACAGATCGTCGAGGCCAAGAAGGTGAAGCGCGAAGGCGAGGATCCGTACCGCTTCAACGATGGCGAGCGGATCACCAGCGTGCTGGTGAGCGAGGCGCAACGCGGCCAGCTTGCCGCCGGCGCCCTGGCGATCGTCCGCCATGGCGAGGGCTTTGAACTGCTGCCGCGCGCGGCGGCCGACCAGGTCCATGTCCGTGTGCCCGAGCTCATCGTGCTCGACCACGGCCGCAAGGATGGCGATCCGCTGCCGCCCGACGACGAGGACGACTTCTACAAGCAGTTCGTCGTGCCGGACGACCTGGTCTGGTAA
- a CDS encoding type 1 fimbrial protein: protein MNLKLFSSALLIAGLAAPSAFAETGTITFKGAISNVTCTVDGEGSGGPNFEVDLGSVSAGDFAAPGDNQGMHGFRIQIGKTGENSCTNGTRVYATFDADGALVDPNTGMVRVNGTAKGVQIRLFNETGDKINAWSADQKVVTKVVEGNMAMIFHAAAFERTDDMVAGTANGQVKYTINYEAP from the coding sequence ATGAACCTCAAGCTTTTCAGCTCCGCCCTGCTTATCGCAGGCCTCGCCGCGCCGTCGGCATTTGCCGAAACCGGCACCATCACCTTCAAGGGTGCTATCAGCAACGTCACCTGCACGGTGGACGGCGAAGGTAGCGGCGGCCCGAACTTCGAAGTCGACCTGGGCAGCGTCAGCGCGGGTGACTTCGCGGCTCCCGGCGACAACCAGGGCATGCACGGTTTCCGCATCCAGATCGGCAAGACCGGCGAGAACTCGTGCACCAACGGCACGAGGGTGTACGCGACCTTCGATGCCGACGGCGCCCTGGTCGACCCGAACACCGGCATGGTGCGCGTGAACGGCACCGCCAAGGGTGTGCAGATCCGCCTGTTCAACGAAACCGGCGACAAGATCAACGCCTGGTCGGCCGACCAGAAGGTCGTGACGAAGGTCGTCGAGGGCAACATGGCGATGATTTTCCACGCGGCAGCGTTCGAGCGCACCGATGACATGGTGGCGGGCACGGCCAACGGCCAGGTCAAGTACACCATCAACTACGAAGCACCGTAA
- a CDS encoding DUF1211 domain-containing protein produces the protein MSQGQDQQLERLTFFSDAVFAIAITLLVIEIHVPHPEGAGDMAWLQALANLLPNFFGFLLSFIVVGALWAAHHRVFGMVRGYDPALVWRNLALLMSVAFMPFSSALMSAHSTERVPEVFYALNLLVAGLLQWRLVRTVLQAPYLREDITADDVAMMRRRTLALPAMSTVSLLLALWIPGPSNLPLVLMPVVVGWLARGSRRRPRN, from the coding sequence ATGTCGCAGGGGCAGGATCAGCAGCTGGAGCGGCTGACGTTTTTTTCGGACGCCGTGTTCGCCATCGCGATCACCTTGCTGGTCATCGAGATCCACGTGCCGCATCCCGAGGGGGCGGGCGACATGGCCTGGCTGCAGGCCCTGGCCAACCTGTTGCCGAACTTCTTCGGCTTCCTGCTCAGCTTCATCGTCGTGGGCGCGCTATGGGCAGCCCACCACCGCGTCTTCGGCATGGTCCGCGGCTACGACCCGGCGCTCGTCTGGCGAAACCTCGCCCTGCTGATGTCGGTGGCCTTCATGCCGTTCTCCTCGGCCCTGATGAGCGCCCATTCGACCGAGCGCGTACCCGAGGTCTTCTACGCGCTGAACCTGCTGGTCGCCGGCCTGTTGCAGTGGCGACTGGTCCGCACCGTGCTTCAGGCGCCCTATCTGCGCGAGGACATCACGGCCGACGACGTGGCCATGATGCGGCGGCGGACCCTGGCCCTGCCGGCGATGTCGACGGTGTCGCTGCTGCTCGCCCTGTGGATCCCCGGGCCGAGCAACCTGCCGCTCGTGCTGATGCCGGTGGTGGTGGGGTGGCTGGCGAGGGGTAGCCGGAGGCGTCCGCGAAATTAG
- a CDS encoding sugar porter family MFS transporter: MDVAVKQEIEAAHPKAAIVTTCILAALAGLMFGLDIGVISGAQQFIQKEFQATDKTIEWIVSVMTLGAAAGALGAGWMSATLGRKRSLMLGGVLFVIGSLFCAMAWSTGSLVAARFVLGLAIGVATFTAPLYLAEVAPERIRGAMISTYQLMITTGILVAFLSDTAFSSSGNWRWMLGIIAIPGALFLVGLFFLPDSPRWLLLRGRREDAQIVLARLRGDEKLVDKEIADIEESLKTKQHGWSMFRENRNFRRSVGLGMLLQAMQQFTGMNVVMYYAPRIFQEMGYDPKAQMWFTAAVGLTNVLATLIAFGLVDRLGRKPILYAGFSMMAIGLGVVGTMMFLGIHGRTEQLFTVGMLLFFIVGFAMSAGPLIWTLCSEVQPLKGRDFGIAASTCMNWSTNFVVGVTFLSLMSGIGNAQTFWLYAALNAVFIGLTFWLIPETKGVTLEQIERNLMAGKKLREIGR; encoded by the coding sequence ATGGACGTTGCCGTCAAACAAGAGATAGAGGCTGCCCATCCCAAGGCAGCCATCGTCACCACCTGTATCCTCGCCGCGCTCGCGGGCCTGATGTTCGGCCTGGACATCGGCGTCATTTCGGGTGCCCAGCAGTTCATCCAGAAGGAATTCCAGGCCACGGACAAGACGATCGAATGGATCGTCAGCGTCATGACCCTCGGTGCCGCGGCTGGCGCGCTCGGCGCCGGCTGGATGTCCGCCACCCTCGGCCGCAAGCGCTCGCTGATGCTCGGCGGCGTGCTGTTCGTGATCGGCTCGCTGTTCTGCGCCATGGCGTGGAGCACCGGCAGCCTCGTCGCCGCCCGCTTCGTGCTCGGCCTGGCCATCGGCGTGGCCACCTTTACCGCACCGCTGTACCTCGCCGAAGTCGCGCCGGAGCGTATCCGTGGCGCCATGATCTCGACCTACCAGTTGATGATCACCACGGGCATCCTGGTCGCCTTCCTCTCCGATACGGCGTTCAGCAGCAGCGGCAACTGGCGCTGGATGCTCGGCATCATCGCCATCCCGGGTGCCCTGTTCCTCGTCGGCCTGTTCTTCCTGCCCGATAGCCCGCGCTGGCTCCTGCTGCGCGGTCGCCGCGAGGACGCGCAGATCGTCCTGGCCAGGCTGCGTGGCGACGAGAAGCTGGTCGACAAGGAAATCGCCGACATCGAAGAGTCGCTTAAGACCAAGCAGCACGGCTGGAGCATGTTCCGCGAGAACCGCAACTTCCGTCGTTCCGTGGGCCTCGGCATGCTGCTGCAGGCGATGCAGCAGTTCACCGGCATGAACGTGGTGATGTACTACGCGCCGCGCATCTTCCAGGAAATGGGTTACGACCCGAAAGCACAGATGTGGTTCACCGCGGCAGTCGGCCTCACCAACGTCCTCGCCACCCTGATCGCGTTCGGCCTGGTCGACCGGCTGGGTCGCAAGCCGATCCTTTATGCGGGTTTCAGCATGATGGCGATCGGTCTCGGCGTCGTCGGCACGATGATGTTCCTCGGCATCCATGGCCGCACCGAACAGCTGTTCACCGTCGGCATGTTGCTGTTCTTCATCGTCGGCTTCGCGATGTCGGCCGGTCCGCTGATCTGGACCCTGTGCTCGGAAGTGCAGCCGCTGAAGGGCCGTGATTTCGGTATCGCCGCGTCCACCTGCATGAACTGGTCGACCAACTTCGTGGTCGGCGTGACCTTCCTCAGCCTGATGTCGGGCATCGGCAATGCGCAGACCTTCTGGCTCTACGCTGCGCTCAACGCGGTCTTCATCGGCCTGACCTTCTGGCTGATCCCCGAGACGAAGGGCGTGACCCTCGAGCAGATCGAGCGCAACCTGATGGCTGGCAAGAAGCTGCGCGAGATCGGCCGCTAA
- a CDS encoding SDR family oxidoreductase has translation MTAFATYPSLVDRTVIITGGASGIGEAFVEHFAAQGAKVAFFDINDEAGSSLAAGLSGARHRPLFVHCDLSDVDALHRAIDQARAMFGPVSVLINNAANDVRHAFEETTQEAFDASLATNLRHHYFATQAILPDMRNLGGGSVICLGSTGWMLRNAGYPMYATAKAAVQGFVYGMARELGQHNIRINCLVPGWVITEKQRELWLDEEGEAQIRRVQCMPGHLMADDLARAALFLAADDSKMCTGQNFLVDGGWA, from the coding sequence GTGACCGCATTCGCAACGTACCCAAGCCTCGTCGACCGCACCGTGATCATCACCGGCGGCGCCAGTGGCATCGGCGAGGCCTTCGTCGAACATTTCGCGGCACAGGGCGCAAAAGTGGCCTTTTTCGACATCAACGACGAAGCCGGGAGCTCGCTGGCGGCTGGTCTTTCCGGGGCCCGGCACCGGCCCCTCTTCGTCCATTGCGATCTGTCCGACGTGGATGCGCTGCACCGGGCGATCGACCAGGCCCGCGCCATGTTCGGGCCGGTCAGCGTGCTGATCAACAATGCCGCGAACGACGTCCGCCACGCTTTCGAAGAGACGACGCAGGAGGCATTCGACGCCAGCCTGGCGACCAACCTGCGCCACCACTACTTCGCGACGCAGGCCATTTTGCCGGATATGCGTAACCTGGGCGGCGGCTCGGTCATCTGCCTGGGCTCCACCGGGTGGATGTTGAGGAACGCCGGCTACCCCATGTACGCGACCGCGAAAGCGGCCGTGCAGGGTTTCGTCTATGGCATGGCGCGGGAGCTCGGCCAGCACAACATCCGCATCAACTGCCTCGTGCCCGGCTGGGTGATCACCGAGAAGCAGCGGGAGCTGTGGCTGGACGAGGAGGGCGAGGCGCAGATCCGCCGGGTGCAATGCATGCCGGGGCACCTGATGGCCGACGACCTGGCCCGCGCCGCGCTGTTCCTTGCCGCCGACGACAGCAAGATGTGCACCGGGCAGAACTTCCTCGTCGACGGTGGCTGGGCCTGA
- a CDS encoding GAF domain-containing protein has product MSTAQKWIESGALESWKTPGGHRRMRRSAVIALLEERTALAADPLHAMSPELRAERNPAYLVPENEAARLRAVARTGLLDSPPEATFDRLTWLACLVTGTPVSLISLLTSRRQWFKSRRGTETAETPREWAFCGHAILGGDFMMVEDARIDERFRDNPLVTGDEHIVFYAGCPLRSPDGQPLGTLCVIDSVPRQLDELQKQGLRALADIVEDEIRLYMAEHGRRWT; this is encoded by the coding sequence GTGAGCACGGCCCAGAAATGGATTGAGAGCGGGGCCCTGGAGTCGTGGAAAACCCCCGGTGGCCATCGGCGCATGCGCCGTAGCGCGGTGATCGCCCTGCTGGAAGAGCGCACCGCGCTTGCCGCGGATCCCTTGCACGCGATGTCGCCCGAGCTGCGTGCCGAGCGCAACCCGGCTTACCTGGTTCCCGAGAACGAAGCCGCGCGTCTGCGCGCCGTGGCCCGCACGGGCTTGCTCGACTCGCCCCCCGAGGCGACGTTCGACCGCCTGACCTGGCTCGCCTGCCTGGTCACCGGCACGCCGGTCTCGCTGATCTCCCTGTTGACGTCGCGCCGGCAGTGGTTCAAGTCGCGCCGCGGCACCGAAACCGCGGAAACCCCGCGCGAGTGGGCCTTCTGCGGCCACGCCATCCTCGGCGGCGATTTCATGATGGTGGAAGACGCGCGCATCGACGAACGCTTCCGCGACAATCCGCTGGTAACGGGCGACGAGCACATCGTCTTCTACGCGGGCTGCCCCTTGCGCAGTCCCGACGGCCAGCCGCTGGGCACGCTGTGCGTGATCGACTCCGTGCCGCGCCAGCTCGACGAGCTGCAGAAACAGGGGCTGCGCGCGCTGGCGGACATCGTCGAAGACGAAATCCGCCTGTACATGGCCGAACACGGCCGCCGCTGGACCTGA
- a CDS encoding VOC family protein → MPSTIIPGLRYRDAPAAIRFLCEAFGFREHAVHRDDTDPNIVLHAQLTYGEGMVMLGSVRPAEGFAEHIVQPDQIGGRETQCPYVVVADLRAHYTHAKAAGATIIDEYEEKDYGGAGYSARDLEGRLWYFGDYDPWATPG, encoded by the coding sequence ATGCCCAGCACCATCATCCCCGGCCTGCGTTACCGGGACGCCCCAGCCGCCATCCGCTTCCTCTGCGAGGCCTTCGGCTTCCGCGAACACGCCGTCCATCGCGACGACACCGACCCCAACATCGTCCTCCACGCCCAGCTGACCTATGGCGAGGGCATGGTGATGCTTGGCTCGGTACGCCCGGCGGAAGGCTTCGCCGAGCACATCGTCCAGCCCGACCAGATCGGCGGCCGTGAGACGCAGTGCCCGTATGTCGTCGTGGCCGACCTGCGCGCCCACTACACGCACGCGAAAGCCGCCGGCGCGACCATCATCGACGAGTACGAAGAGAAGGACTACGGCGGTGCCGGCTACTCGGCACGCGACCTGGAAGGACGGCTCTGGTACTTCGGCGACTACGACCCCTGGGCGACGCCGGGCTAG